Proteins from one Vulgatibacter sp. genomic window:
- a CDS encoding sulfite exporter TauE/SafE family protein: protein MQLLSPEILAAIDNPTAVVGFFAAAIVGLASSLHCFLMCGPLACAGLATRGAEQRWKAIGAYQGGRLAAYTIVGGLLGALGGTVASTLTLQVRPWLPWVMAVVLVATALDLGKKLPAIPGLRRLSSKLGRASAKLSPTWRSGAIGALTPLLPCGLLYGILAAALLAGSGAGGALVTAGFALGSAPALLGAQAGASLWRKMPRFAAVALQRGVPLVAAAGIVWRTVQLQNGASCH, encoded by the coding sequence ATGCAGCTCCTATCCCCGGAAATCCTCGCGGCAATCGACAACCCCACCGCGGTGGTCGGCTTTTTCGCCGCGGCCATCGTGGGGCTCGCCTCCTCGCTCCACTGCTTCCTCATGTGCGGGCCGCTGGCCTGCGCGGGGCTGGCCACGCGGGGCGCCGAGCAGCGCTGGAAGGCGATCGGCGCCTACCAGGGCGGCAGGCTCGCCGCCTATACGATCGTGGGCGGATTGCTCGGGGCGCTGGGGGGCACGGTGGCCTCGACCCTCACGCTGCAGGTGCGGCCGTGGCTGCCCTGGGTGATGGCGGTGGTGCTGGTGGCTACCGCCCTCGACCTCGGCAAGAAGCTCCCGGCGATCCCGGGGCTCCGAAGGCTCTCCTCGAAGCTCGGAAGGGCGAGCGCAAAGCTTTCGCCGACGTGGAGGTCCGGTGCAATCGGTGCGCTGACGCCTCTTCTGCCCTGTGGCCTGCTCTACGGCATCCTCGCAGCGGCGCTCCTCGCTGGATCGGGCGCTGGCGGCGCCCTGGTCACCGCAGGCTTTGCGCTGGGCTCGGCCCCTGCGCTCCTCGGCGCGCAGGCTGGCGCCTCCCTGTGGCGCAAGATGCCGCGTTTTGCGGCGGTGGCCCTGCAGCGCGGCGTGCCCCTGGTCGCCGCCGCCGGGATCGTCTGGCGCACGGTGCAGCTGCAGAACGGGGCGAGCTGCCACTGA
- a CDS encoding heavy metal translocating P-type ATPase has translation MTTTSAPTADCLHCGSAIPAGSSLGDFCCTGCQAVYGLLREEGLTRYYDIARGEQAPVADKSGDRSYAWLEPLQARSEEGGAAVCSLELDVQGVHCAACVWLMNELFKRQEGGAAFTVNPALGKVKLSWKRGGFDLRRFLSDVERFGYLFGPSRKQADRASRGLLLRLGLSAALAMNVMIFSVSFYVGLAPEEEQIFRLFSQISLWLSTGVVFIGGWPFLKSAWHALKRGVLHLDLPIAVGILLAYGTSLWQARGGRGDLAYFDTLNVFVTLMLTGRWVQQRILDRNRRFLLEDDGADGITVRRRRGELLEAIPAPKVAKGDHLVIAPGDLVPVDAQLLDAGAAFSTDWITGEAEVRELSQGETVPAGAFNAGRQAVAVLAATDFTDSPLPSLLRSTVPEEGGKVWAHARFWDRLARVYVAVVLALAALGLGIWWPVDPEMALQVTVALLVVTCPCAIGIAIPLAYEIAQARLRRGGFFVRKPELLDKLPRVRKVLFDKTGTLTLGRLQLEDPRQVRELPASLRDAAYDMAARSNHPISRALAAELVKAGARFDADAQVEEVPGKGLLLNRDGSSYRLGKAAWAAPDHREPQATVLAVDGNAAAIFRTAESVRADARREIAALQESGLEVWLVSGDADAKVASMASQLGVDAKRALSGQRPEEKAAVVAQIDREDTLFLGDGVNDSLAFERALCAGTPAVDRPVLPGKADFFLIGEGIAGIREAIELAAKLRRVVRRNLAVALAYNVLAVVTSLAGWMTPLRAAVFMPLSSLTVILVTIASLQAAKRRAVKRQQVAVEVAA, from the coding sequence ATGACCACGACCTCCGCCCCCACCGCCGATTGCCTCCACTGCGGCAGCGCCATCCCAGCGGGATCGTCGCTCGGCGACTTCTGCTGCACCGGCTGCCAGGCGGTCTACGGCCTGCTCCGCGAGGAGGGGCTCACCCGCTACTACGACATCGCGCGGGGCGAGCAGGCGCCCGTCGCCGACAAGAGCGGCGACCGCAGCTACGCGTGGCTCGAGCCGCTGCAGGCCAGGAGCGAGGAGGGCGGCGCCGCCGTCTGCAGCCTCGAGCTCGACGTGCAGGGCGTCCACTGCGCCGCCTGCGTCTGGCTGATGAACGAGCTCTTCAAGCGGCAGGAGGGCGGCGCCGCCTTCACCGTCAACCCGGCGCTGGGCAAGGTGAAGCTCTCCTGGAAGCGCGGCGGCTTCGACCTGCGCCGCTTCCTCTCCGACGTGGAGCGCTTCGGCTACCTCTTCGGCCCCAGCCGCAAGCAGGCCGATCGCGCCTCCCGCGGGCTGCTCCTGCGCCTCGGCCTCTCCGCCGCGCTCGCCATGAACGTGATGATCTTCTCGGTGAGCTTCTACGTGGGGCTCGCGCCGGAGGAGGAGCAGATCTTCCGGCTCTTCAGCCAGATCTCCCTCTGGCTCTCCACCGGCGTGGTCTTCATCGGCGGCTGGCCCTTCCTCAAGTCGGCCTGGCACGCGCTGAAGCGCGGCGTGCTGCACCTCGATTTGCCCATCGCGGTGGGCATCCTCCTCGCCTACGGAACCTCGCTCTGGCAGGCACGCGGCGGCCGCGGCGATCTCGCCTATTTCGACACGCTCAACGTCTTCGTCACCCTGATGCTCACCGGCCGCTGGGTGCAGCAGCGCATCCTCGATCGCAACCGCCGCTTCCTCCTCGAGGACGACGGCGCCGACGGGATCACCGTGCGCCGGCGCAGGGGTGAGCTGCTCGAGGCGATCCCCGCGCCGAAGGTGGCCAAGGGTGATCACCTCGTGATCGCGCCGGGCGATCTCGTGCCCGTGGACGCGCAGCTCCTCGACGCGGGGGCTGCCTTCTCCACCGACTGGATCACCGGCGAGGCGGAGGTGCGGGAGCTTTCGCAGGGCGAGACCGTGCCTGCAGGCGCCTTCAACGCAGGCCGCCAGGCGGTTGCCGTCCTCGCCGCCACCGACTTCACCGACTCGCCGCTCCCCTCGCTGCTCCGCTCCACCGTGCCCGAGGAGGGCGGGAAGGTCTGGGCCCACGCCCGCTTCTGGGATCGCCTCGCGCGCGTCTACGTGGCGGTGGTGCTGGCGCTGGCAGCGCTGGGCCTCGGGATCTGGTGGCCCGTCGATCCCGAGATGGCGCTGCAGGTCACGGTGGCGCTCCTCGTGGTCACCTGCCCCTGCGCCATCGGCATCGCCATCCCGCTCGCCTACGAGATCGCCCAGGCGCGGCTGCGACGCGGCGGCTTCTTCGTCCGCAAGCCCGAGCTCCTCGACAAGCTCCCCCGGGTCCGCAAGGTGCTCTTCGACAAGACCGGCACCCTCACCCTCGGGCGGCTGCAGCTCGAGGATCCGCGGCAGGTGCGGGAGCTCCCCGCCTCCCTGCGCGACGCCGCCTACGACATGGCAGCGCGCTCCAACCATCCGATCTCCCGTGCCCTCGCGGCGGAGCTGGTGAAGGCGGGCGCGCGCTTCGACGCCGACGCGCAGGTGGAGGAGGTGCCGGGCAAGGGGCTGCTGCTCAACCGCGACGGCAGCAGCTACCGCCTCGGCAAGGCGGCGTGGGCAGCGCCCGATCACCGCGAGCCGCAGGCCACCGTGCTGGCCGTCGACGGAAATGCCGCGGCAATTTTCCGCACCGCCGAGTCGGTGCGCGCCGACGCGCGGCGGGAGATCGCCGCGCTCCAGGAGAGCGGCCTCGAGGTCTGGCTCGTCTCCGGCGACGCCGACGCAAAGGTTGCGTCGATGGCCTCCCAGCTCGGCGTCGACGCAAAGCGTGCGCTCTCCGGGCAGCGCCCCGAGGAGAAAGCCGCCGTCGTCGCGCAGATCGATCGCGAAGACACCCTCTTCCTGGGCGACGGCGTGAACGACAGCCTCGCTTTCGAGCGCGCGCTTTGCGCGGGCACCCCTGCGGTGGATCGCCCCGTCCTGCCCGGAAAGGCCGATTTCTTCCTGATCGGCGAAGGCATTGCGGGGATCCGTGAGGCCATCGAACTGGCGGCGAAGCTGCGCCGGGTGGTGCGCCGGAACCTCGCCGTGGCGTTGGCCTACAACGTGCTAGCGGTCG